A genome region from Nodosilinea sp. FACHB-141 includes the following:
- a CDS encoding efflux RND transporter periplasmic adaptor subunit, translated as MQVPLIGKVRRPLVWLLAGLAAAAVVAGSVGFGVWRSRQSAYDVQAFTTPAAIEPLTVRVAASGTVRPVQTVNLSPENAGVLEELFVEQGDRVEPGQVIARMKSRDTAAQVSQNQAAVAEAEAALAELRQGSRPDEITQAEATVEANRAQVRDAQARLDLATSDLARRQELFDRGAVAATDLDTAAREQRSAQAALEQAQARVTESQRRVDDLRSGPRQEAITQAEARLAQARAQLDGAQIRQDETLIRAPFGGIVTQKFATEGAFVTPTTSASELSSATSTAIVALAEDLEVLAEVPEADIGLVEPGQTVEVVADAFPDQTFAGRVKLVAPEAIERQSVTLFQVRIELTDGKDILRSNMNVNVNFVGDQLADALVVPTVAVVTQAGESGVLVPGDDRDIVFQPVTLGPQVGDQIQILDGIEEGDRVFVDLPPGKSLENITVRQEQ; from the coding sequence ATGCAGGTTCCCTTAATTGGTAAGGTGCGTCGTCCGCTGGTGTGGCTGTTGGCTGGGCTGGCGGCGGCGGCCGTAGTGGCGGGCTCGGTAGGGTTTGGGGTTTGGCGCAGTCGCCAGAGCGCTTACGATGTCCAGGCCTTTACGACCCCAGCGGCGATCGAGCCCCTGACGGTGCGGGTGGCGGCCAGCGGCACCGTCAGGCCAGTGCAGACGGTGAACCTCAGCCCTGAGAATGCCGGTGTTTTGGAAGAACTCTTCGTAGAGCAGGGCGATCGCGTCGAACCCGGCCAGGTCATCGCCCGCATGAAAAGCCGCGACACCGCTGCCCAGGTGAGTCAAAATCAGGCCGCTGTGGCTGAGGCCGAGGCCGCCCTGGCCGAGCTGCGCCAGGGCAGCCGCCCCGACGAGATTACCCAGGCGGAGGCGACCGTTGAGGCCAACCGCGCTCAAGTGCGCGACGCCCAGGCCCGCCTAGATCTCGCCACCAGCGATCTGGCTCGCCGCCAGGAGCTGTTTGATCGGGGAGCTGTGGCGGCGACGGATCTCGACACTGCCGCCCGCGAGCAGCGCAGCGCCCAGGCAGCCCTAGAGCAGGCCCAGGCCCGCGTCACCGAGTCGCAGCGGCGAGTGGATGACCTGCGCAGTGGTCCGCGCCAAGAGGCGATTACCCAGGCCGAAGCCCGCCTGGCCCAGGCCCGTGCCCAGCTCGACGGCGCCCAGATTCGCCAGGATGAAACCCTGATTCGCGCCCCCTTTGGCGGCATTGTTACCCAAAAATTTGCTACCGAGGGCGCCTTTGTTACCCCCACTACCTCGGCTTCTGAGCTGTCGTCGGCCACCTCTACGGCGATTGTGGCGCTGGCCGAAGATTTAGAGGTGCTGGCCGAGGTGCCCGAGGCCGACATTGGCCTGGTTGAGCCGGGGCAGACCGTAGAAGTGGTGGCCGATGCTTTCCCGGATCAGACCTTTGCCGGTCGAGTTAAGCTGGTGGCCCCCGAGGCGATCGAGCGGCAAAGCGTCACCCTGTTTCAGGTGCGGATTGAGCTAACTGACGGCAAAGATATTCTGCGATCGAACATGAACGTCAACGTGAATTTTGTGGGCGATCAGCTGGCCGATGCCCTGGTGGTGCCCACGGTAGCGGTAGTGACCCAGGCGGGGGAAAGCGGCGTGCTCGTGCCCGGCGATGACCGCGATATTGTGTTTCAGCCCGTGACCCTCGGCCCTCAGGTGGGCGACCAGATTCAAATTTTGGATGGTATTGAGGAGGGCGATCGCGTCTTTGTCGATCTACCCCCCGGCAAATCCCTCGAAAATATCACCGTGCGCCAAGAGCAGTAG
- a CDS encoding Gfo/Idh/MocA family protein has product MAETPIQVAVVGTGFGQKVHIPGLQAHHRTEVVAVYHRDLAKAQAIAAEHGIPHACDSVEAIVALPQVQAVTVATPPFLHYSQAKTVLEAGKHLLLEKPTALSGPEAEAIAELARDRNLVATMDFEFRFVPAWQRLAELLAEGYVGNLRFINITWTVPGRADPSRPWNWYSRQDQGGGALGAFASHSFDYITWLFGPIQRLSARLSTAIPQRPDPSGQLQPVDADDTCSLILDLANGAPCQVAISSVTYAGRGHWVEVYGDGGTLVLGSDNLTDYVHGFRLWGSQGGAALAELTIPDRLQFPTTYSDGRIAPFVRVVNHWVSDIDRGLATEPSIWDGVRSQHLMDLAHQSHRQNAWVEVPKPLFQV; this is encoded by the coding sequence ATGGCAGAAACTCCGATTCAAGTGGCGGTGGTGGGCACCGGCTTTGGCCAGAAGGTTCACATTCCGGGGTTGCAGGCCCACCATCGCACCGAGGTGGTTGCAGTGTATCACCGCGATTTAGCGAAAGCGCAGGCGATCGCAGCCGAGCACGGCATCCCCCACGCCTGCGACAGCGTTGAGGCGATCGTGGCTCTACCCCAGGTGCAGGCGGTGACCGTCGCCACCCCGCCCTTTCTGCACTACTCCCAGGCCAAAACTGTGCTTGAGGCGGGCAAGCACCTGCTGCTTGAAAAGCCCACGGCGCTCTCAGGGCCCGAGGCCGAGGCGATCGCCGAGCTGGCGCGCGATCGCAATCTAGTCGCCACCATGGACTTTGAATTTCGCTTTGTGCCCGCCTGGCAGCGGCTGGCCGAGCTGCTGGCCGAGGGCTACGTCGGTAATCTGCGCTTCATCAACATCACCTGGACCGTGCCGGGCCGCGCCGACCCCAGCCGCCCCTGGAACTGGTATTCCCGCCAAGACCAGGGGGGCGGTGCCCTAGGGGCCTTTGCCTCCCACAGCTTCGACTACATCACCTGGCTGTTTGGCCCCATTCAGCGGCTCAGCGCCCGTCTCAGCACCGCCATTCCCCAGCGGCCCGACCCCTCTGGCCAACTCCAGCCGGTCGATGCCGACGACACCTGTAGTTTGATCCTCGATTTGGCCAACGGTGCCCCCTGCCAAGTGGCGATCAGCTCCGTTACCTATGCTGGGCGGGGCCACTGGGTCGAGGTCTACGGCGACGGTGGCACCCTGGTGCTGGGCAGCGACAACCTCACCGACTACGTCCACGGCTTTCGCCTCTGGGGCAGTCAAGGGGGTGCAGCCCTCGCAGAACTGACGATTCCTGATCGCCTCCAGTTTCCCACCACCTATAGCGATGGCCGCATCGCTCCCTTTGTGCGCGTCGTCAACCATTGGGTCAGCGATATCGATCGGGGCCTGGCTACCGAGCCGTCAATTTGGGATGGGGTGCGATCGCAGCACCTGATGGATTTAGCCCATCAGTCCCACCGCCAAAATGCCTGGGTTGAGGTGCCCAAACCCCTATTTCAGGTGTAG